From the Tripterygium wilfordii isolate XIE 37 chromosome 6, ASM1340144v1, whole genome shotgun sequence genome, one window contains:
- the LOC120000571 gene encoding LOW QUALITY PROTEIN: photosystem I chlorophyll a/b-binding protein 3-1, chloroplastic-like (The sequence of the model RefSeq protein was modified relative to this genomic sequence to represent the inferred CDS: deleted 1 base in 1 codon) — protein sequence MATQALVSSSLTSSMEAARQIFGAKPIQSPIGSSRRASFVVRAASTPPVKQGADRQLWFASKQSLTYLDGSLPGDFGFDPLGLSDPEGTGGFIEPRWLAYGEIINGRYAMLGAVGAIAPEIFGKLGLIPPETALPWFKTGVIPPAGTYNYWADPYTLFVFEMALMGFAEHRRFQDWYNPGSMGKQYFLGLEKGLGGSGNPAYPGGPFFNPLGFGKDEKSLKDLKLKEVKNGRLAMLAIVGYFIQALVTGVGPFQNLLDHLADPVNNNILTNLKFH from the exons atggcaACTCAAGCACTGGTATCATCCTCTCTGACCTCTTCAATGGAGGCTGCTAGGCAAATATTTGGAGCA AAACCAATTCAGTCTCCAATTGGGTCATCAAGGAGAGCTTCCTTTGTTGTCAGGGCTGCTTCCACTCCCCCAGTCAAG CAAGGAGCAGACAGACAACTTTGGTTTGCATCGAAACAAAGCCTTACTTACCTGGATGGCAG CCTCCCTGGTGACTTTGGATTCGACCCGCTAGGACTCTCAGACCCTGAAGGCACTGGAGGGTTCATAGAGCCAAGATGGTTGGCCTATGGTGAGATCATCAATGGAAGATATGCCATGTTAGGTGCAGTTGGTGCTATTGCTCCTGAGATTTTTGGGAAGCTTGGACTCATTCCTCCAGAAACTGCCCTCCCTTGGTTCAAAACTGGCGTGATTCCTCCCGCTGGGACATACAACTACTGGGCAGACCCATACACACTGTTTGTGTTTGAGATGGCACTAATGGGTTTTGCAGAGCACAGAAGATTCCAAGATTGGTACAATCCTGGTTCTATGGGTAAGCAGTATTTCTTGGGATTGGAGAAGGGTTTGGGAGGGTCTGGCAATCCAGCTTACCCTGGAGGACCATTCTTTAACCCTCTTGGATTTGGAAAAGATGAGAAGTCATTGAAGGATTTGAAGCTGAAGGAGGTGAAGAATGGAAGACTAGCTATGTTGGCAATCGTGGGTTATTTCATACAAGCTCTTGTTACAGGAGTTGGGCCATTCCAAAACCTTCTGGATCATTTGGCCGATCCTGTCAACAACAATATCTTGACTAACCTCAAGTTCCATTAG
- the LOC120000580 gene encoding uncharacterized protein LOC120000580, translating to MATSRPYYSFGIASQVLKKSGGVRFTDTQHRKSKEERETQRQRARQREEEMLDNSTTSAAAAEPVLKRYAPPNQRTRSLNRRKSAEKNQSVTLRNIPAAEHGETGSSSLLNENTHPVLIALEGCSHSAASHFLNERWVAAMNFYNNTTIDLSERPVMYSGSSASAWGHFRLPHQLMSQANSAGDSSGLRMDFLTELRHAMAKANTGSDY from the exons ATGGCAACTTCTCGACCATACTACTCCTTCGGCATTGcctcccaagtcctcaaaaaatcTGGTGGTGTTAGATTCACAGACACCCAGCAC CGAAAGTccaaggaggagagagagacgCAGAGACAGAGAGCGAGACAAAGGGAGGAGGAGATGCTGGACAATTCAACGacatctgctgctgctgctgaaccAGTTCTCAAGCGCTATGCACCTCCCAATCAAAG AACTCGGTCTCTCAATAGGCGCAAATCAGCAG AGAAGAATCAGTCTGTCACTTTAAGAAATATTCCTGCTGCAGAACATGGTGAGACGGGGAGCAGCAGCCTCTTGAACGAGAACACTCATCCAGTGCTAATAGCTTTAGAAGGGTGTTCCCACAGTGCAGCTTCTCATTTTTTGAATGAAC GTTGGGTGGCTGCAATGAATTTCTATAATAATACGACAATAGATTTATCTG AGAGGCCAGTTATGTACTCTGGAAGTAGCGCATCAGCATGGGGGCATTTCAGACTTCCTCACCAG CTCATGTCTCAAGCAAATAGTGCTGGAGATTCTTCTGGGTTGCGGATGGACTTCTTGACTGAACTTCGCCATGCCATGGCCAAAGCTAATACTGGTTCTGACTATTAA
- the LOC120000581 gene encoding uncharacterized protein LOC120000581, with protein sequence MTMMFGGPGFVQIKGSNSWAAGLLCLVVAVVFTTGLRLILLTSKEAKAAEKKAPPPKPKPAAKAPAKPLPWMMEEDIIPALRAIFEVQDNISESELSFQENRLDGSFLKHGNSYSFLAFFPGSQRVFPILQSNSSGASTVEPFLIDEKKTTSQHVVFWVEKRLAAQGIIPVCKE encoded by the exons ATGACTATGATGTTTGGAGGGCCGGGCTTCGTTCAAATTAAGGGCTCAAATTCTTGGGCCGCGGGCTTGCTATGCCTTGTTGTGGCCGT GGTCTTCACAACGGGCCTACGGCTGATACTGCTGACAAGCAAGGAGGCGAAGGCAGCTGAAAAGAAGGCTCCACCACCAAAGCCTAAACCAGCTGCAAAAGCTCCGGCTAAGCCGCTGCCATGGATGATGGAGGAAGATATAATTCCTGCATTAAGAGCAATTTTTGAAGTTCAAGATAACATCTCTGAATCAGAGCTTTCTTTCCAAGAAAACAGG TTGGATGGTTCCTTTCTAAAGCACGGCAATTCATATTCATTTCTGGCATTCTTTCCTGG GTCCCAAAGGGTTTTCCCTATCCTCCAGTCCAACAGCTCAGGAGCAAGCACAGTTGAGCCCTTCCTCATTGATGAGAAGAAAACCACTTCACAACACGTTGTTTTCTGGGTTGAAAAGCGTTTGGCAGCTCAAGGGATCATCCCAGTTTGCAAAGAATAA
- the LOC119999815 gene encoding glyoxylate/succinic semialdehyde reductase 1-like: MEVGFLGLGIMGKAMAMNLLKNGFKVTVWNRTLAKCEELVEFGATIGDTPAAVVKKCKITVAILSDPSAALSVVFDKDGVLEQIGSGKGYIDMSTVDDDTSSKIHKAVTTKGGSFLEAPVSGSKKPAEDGQLVILAAGDEALYEEAIPAFDVLGKKSFFLGHVGNGAKMKLVVNMIMGSMMNAFSEGLVLAERSGLNPHALLDVLDLGGIANPMFRLKGPTMIQNNYSPAFPLKHQQKDMRLALALGDENAVSMPVAAAANEAFKKARSMELGDLDFSAVHEIVKIHKSSS, translated from the exons atggaggtAGGATTTTTGGGGCTCGGGATAATGGGAAAGGCTATGGCCATGAATCTACTTAAGAATGGCTTCAAGGTTACTGTTTGGAACAGGACGCTCGCTAAG TGTGAAGAACTGGTGGAGTTTGGGGCAACAATTGGAGATACCCCTGCAGCTGTAGTCAAAAAGTGCAAGATTACAGTTGCAATTTTATCTGATCCTTCAGCTGCTCTTTCT GTGGTTTTCGACAAAGATGGCGTTCTTGAGCAAATCGGCAGTGGAAAAGGGTATATTGACATGTCAACGGTGGATGATGATACTTCCTCAAAGATTCACAAG GCGGTTACAACTAAGGGCGGTTCTTTCCTTGAAGCTCCTGTATCAGGCAGCAAAAAACCTGCAGAAGATGGTCAACTAGTAATTCTTGCTGCTGGGGATGAG GCTTTGTATGAGGAAGCAATCCCTGCTTTCGACGTCTTGGGAAAGAAGTCTTTCTTCTTGGGGCATGTTGGAAATGGAGCAAAAATGAAACTTGTTGTCAACATGATAATGGGCAG TATGATGAATGCGTTCTCAGAAGGACTTGTGCTAGCTGAAAGGAGTGGACTGAACCCTCATGCTCTTCTTGATGTACTG GATCTAGGTGGAATTGCTAATCCAATGTTCAGGCTTAAAGGGCCCACTATGATCCAGAATAATTATTCCCCAGCATTTCCTCTAAAACATCAGCAGAAGGACATGAGATTGGCTCTTGCCCTGGGAGATGAAAATGCCGTGTCAATGCCCGTAGCAGCTGCAGCCAATGAG GCTTTCAAGAAGGCCAGGAGCATGGAGCTAGGTGACCTCGACTTCTCAGCTGTTCATGAAATTGTGAAGATTCACAAGAGTTCATCTTGA